In Deinococcus maricopensis DSM 21211, the sequence TGGAGGGCGGTGTCCACGTCGGGGCTGCGGTGCAGGCCGCTGCGGGCGAGGGCGGTGACAAGGCGGACTTTGGTGGTGAGGTAGCGTTCGCGGCCGCGGGGGCGGTCGTAGACGTAGACGACGTCGTCCCAGGTGTACGCGAAGCGGCTGAACAGCAGGGTGGTGGCGGCGTCGTGGGCTTCGCGGATGGGGGCGTGGAGGGTGTCGCCGCGCTCCTGGAGGAGTTCGGCGGCGACGCCGGTGACGTCACGGTCGACGCTTTCGCGGAAGTGACGTTCGATGTGGTGGCGCGCGCCCGCGCGCGTCCGTTCATTCATAATTTAATGTATCAATTTTGCTTAAAACAGATCAAGGCGGTCGCCTACCCACTACCGCCCCCTGCACGCACAACGCCGCCCGGACCTCCGGGCGGCGCTCCCTTCAAGACCGGCTCAGCGGGTGATCTTGAACGACTTGATGAACTGATCCATGATCGGCCCGGCCGTGTTCGCCTGCGCGCGCGGCACCGTCACTGTCACCGCGTACGCCCGCCCGCCCTTGAGTGCGAACACCTGATCGAAGTACAGGTCGAACTTCCCCTGCTTCCCCTGCAGCTTCAGCCGCTGCGCGGGCGCGCCGCCCAGCGTCGTTTTCGTGTTGCTGACCAGCTTGTACCCGGTGATGACCGCTTCCAGCTGCTGCAGCGTCAGGCTCGTGAACGTCTTGAGGTCCACGTTGCCCGGCAGGGCCTGCACGATCACGTTCGCGTTCGTCGTGAACCCGGCCGCCGTCCGCGGCCCCAGGAACGCGACCGTCACGCCCGGCACTTCCTTCGTGACCGTCCAGCCGTTCGGCGGCGTCACCGTAAAGCCCTGCGGGTCCTTGTACGGCGCGGCCACCGCCACGCCTGCCACCGCCATCACCAGCGCGGCCCCTCGAGTCCAGTTGTTCATCACAGGTCCTCCTTTGCGCTCGCACGGTTCGCGGCGTCCCCCCAGTGTGACGCCCCACGCCGCGCCGCGCGGCGCAAACCCAGCACCCTCAACGGTGAAGGGCATCACAGCGCGCCGCACCGTCAGCGCGCGTACAGTCCAGACATGAGCCAGCTGTTCACGCCGTACCGCATGCGCGACCTCACGCTCCCCAACCGCCTTGTCGTCTCCCCCATGTGCATGTACAGCGCGGTGAACGGCCACGCGAACGACTTTCACCTCGTGCACTACGGGCAGTTCGCGCTGGGCGGCGCGGGCCTGATCATCGCCGAGGCCACCGCCGTAAGTCCCGAAGGGCGCATCTCCCCCGAGGACCTGGGGCTCTGGGAGGACGCGCACATCCAGAACCTCGCGCTGCTCACGGACTTCGTGCACAAGCACGGCGGACGCATCGGCACGCAGCTCGCGCACGCGGGCCGCAAAGCCAACACGTACGCGCCCTGGCGCGGGCGCGGCGCCGTCCCCGACGAGGCGGGCGTGTGGGACGTCATCGGGCCGACGGGCACACCGTTCAGCGACACCTACCACACGCCCCGCGCCATGACCGCCGACGACATCGCGCGGGTCATCGGGGACTTCGAGCGGGCCACGCGCCGCGCCGTCCTCGCCGGGTTCGACATGGTAGAGGTGCACGCCGCGCACGGGTACCTGCTGCACCAGTTCCTGTCGCCCATCAGCAACGACCGCACCGACGAGTACGGCGGGACGTTCGAGGGCCGCGCGCGCCTCACGCTGGAAGTCGCGCGCGCCGTCCGCAACGCGTTCCCCGCGCACCTGCCGGTGTTCGTGCGCCTCAGCGCCACCGACTGGGTGGAGGGCGGCTGGGACGCGGAACAGACCGTGCGTCTCGCGCAGCTGCTGTACCGCGAAGGTATCGACGTGATCGACGTCAGCAGCGGCGGGCTCGCCACCTGGCAGCGCATCGAGGTGCAGCCCGGCTACCAGGTGCCGTTCGCGCGCGCCGTGAAAGAAGCGGGCGTGCCCAGCATGGCCGTCGGCCTCATTACGGAGCCCGCGCAGGCCGAGGCGATCCTGCAAGAAGGCAGCGCTGACCTGATCGCGGTCGCGCGCGAATTCCTGCGCGACCCGAGCTTCACGCACCGCGCCGCCCGCGCGCTCGGCGCGGACATCACGTACGTCGCGCAGTACGAACGCGCGAAGTAACCGTGCGGCGCAGCGGAGGGTCCCCACGCATGGTGGGGGCCCTCCGCCGGCCCCCTACAAGGTCGGCAGGGGCGCAGGCGTCCTGCGCATGCCGCGCGTCAGGGCCGCCCCGGCGAGGCACAGGGCCGCCGCCGCCACGAACGCCATGCCGTAACTGCCGAGGTGGTCACGGGTGAGGCCACCCAGCCACGCCGCGCCGGCCGCGCCGAACTGGTGCGCGCAGAACACCCACCCGTACACCGTGCCGACGTTCGCGCGGCCGTACGTGTCCGCGACGATAGCCGTGGTGGGCGGCACGGTGGCAATGTAATCCAGGCCGAACAGCACCGCGAACACGACCAGACCGGCCGCGTTCCCACTCGCGCCGACGAGCGGCAGCACCAGCAGGCTCAGGCCGCGAAAGGCGTAGTACGCGCCGAGCAGCTTCCGAGGGTCGTAGCGGTCCGTGAGGTACCCGCTGGCGAGCGTGCCCACGAAGTTAAACGCGCCCATCAGCGCGAGGAACCCGGCAGCGGTGCCCGCGACGATGCCGCAGTCGGCGGCGTACGCGATGAAGTGCGTGCCGATGATCCCGTTGCTGGTGGCGCCGCAGATGAAGAACGTGCCGGCCAGCAGCCAGAAGTTCGGGGTGCGCAGGGCGCGCGCCATGACGCCTGGGTCCGGTTTCGGGGCGGGCGGGGCCTTGAGTGCCGGGTCGCCGTCCGGCGCGAGGCCGACGTCGCCGGGCGCGTTCCGCAAGAGCAGCAGCGTGGGCAGCAGCAACGCCGCGGCGAGCGCCCCGAGGATGACGGTGGTGGGCCGCCACCCGAGGTGCGCGGCCGCGGCGGTCAGCGCAGGGATGAACATGAGCTGCCCGGCGCTGGTGGCCGCGCCGAACAGGCCGACGATCAGGCCGCGCTGGCGCACGAACCAGCGGTTCGCGACGGCCGCGCCGAGAACGCTGCCGACCAGGCCAGTGCCGAGGCCGCTCAGGACGCCCCAGGTGAGCGTCAACGCGAACGCAGAATGGCTAACGGCGCTCAGCAGCAGGCTCGCGGCGAGCAGCAGCAGCCCGGCGGTCGTGACGCGGCGCGGCCCGTGCCGGTCGATGAGCATCCCGGCGAGCGGCGAACCCAGCCCGAACACCACCAGCCCAACGCTCACGGCGAACGACAGCGACGAACGGGACAGGCCGGTGTCGTACAGCATGGGCAGCAGGAACACGCCCGGGGCGCTGCGGGTGCCGGCGGCGAGCAGCAGGATGGCGGCGGTGACGGCCACGACGATCCAGCCGTAGTACAGCCGGGCGGTGGGCGGGCGAGCGGGCGGATTCATGTTCTTTTAAAGTTACCTCCACGCTCGGGAACTCGCCGTGAACCGGGTCGTAGTGTGGGAGCAGGAGGTTACCCCATGAGCATTCTTGATCGTCTGTCCCGCCTGATTCGCGCGAACGTGAATGACGCCATCAGCCGCGCCGAGGACCCGAACCTGATCATCGAGCAGAGCCTGCGCGACATGCGTGACGCGTACACGCAGGCGCGCAGCGAAGTGGCCGACAGCATGGCCCAGCTCAACAAGCTGGAACGCGAAGCGACCATGAACCGCAAGCTCGCCGAGGAGTACGCCAGCAAGGCCGAGCAGGCGCTGCGCAGCGGCAGCGAGGACCTCGCCCGCGAGGCGCTGCGCCGCAAGAAGAACCACGAGGACCTCGCGAGCGGCTTCGAGGCGCAACGGGCGACGCAGGGCGCCACCGTCGATCAGCTCAAGACGCAACTGCGCGCCCTCGAAGCGAAGATCGACGAGATGGAATCCAAGAAGGAACTCATTCAGGCGCGCGCGAAGACCGCCACCGCGAGCCAGACGCTGGAACGCATGAGCGGCTTCGACAAGAGCGGCGGCGCCATGGAGGCGTTCGAGGAGATGGAACGCCGCGTGAGCACGCAGGAGGACCGCGCGCGCGCCATGGGGCAGCTGCGCGAGGAAGGCGACCTGGACGCGCAACTCAAGAACCTCGGGCGGGACAGGGAACTCGACGACGAACTCGAGGCGCTCAAACGCAAGGTGCAGGGCGGAAGCGGCACGCAGAGCTGACCGGCCGTGCACGGCGGGGCGTGAGGCGCGTGCCTCACGCCCCGTTCGCCTGGTGGAGTTATGTCCGTGGTGGGACGTGCCGCCCACCAGGGGGGCGCTACACTGGCGCATCATGACGAAGCCCGGTCTTCCCTGCTGCGGCGCGCCCGCGAACTCCGGCAAAAGCGACAGTGCCGGTCCCGCACGCGCCCCTATGCTGAGCCGCATGAACGTGAGCCGTCCGAACCGCCGCGCGCTGCTGACCCTGCTGCCGGTCGCGCTGCTGGCTGCGTGCGCGCCTGCGGCGCAACAGACGCAATCGCCGGTGAGCGTCGCGACGACCGTGAGCGGTGTGAGCTTCTACCCCGCGCAGACGGGCCTGACCTGGCAGTACACGCCGGAAGGCGAACCGCAGGGCCAGGCGCCGTACGTGTTGCGCGTGACTGGCCCGACCCTGTTCCTGAACCAGCCCGTCACGGCGTATCAGCTCACCGGGCGCGGCGCGGACCAGACGTGGTACCGGCAGGTCAGCGACGCCGGCGTGAAACTGCTCGGGTTCACGAAGCCGGGTCTGACGGTCACGCTGAACCCCGCGTGGACCGAAGCGCCTGCCGCGAACACCTGGCGGGCCGGCCTCACCTGGAGCGGCCGCAGTCAGGTGCAGGTCGTGCAGGGCGACAAGGTCGTGCAGGAAGGCGCCGCCGACTACACGTACACGGTGCTGGAGCAGCGCAACGTCATCGTGAACGGCCAGCCGTACCAGGTGTGGGTCGTGAACCGTCAGATCAAGGGGGACCTGGGCGCGCTGTTCCCGGCGTCCCAGGATTACTGGTTCGCGCCGCGCGTCGGGGATATCCGCACGCCCGAAGCGTTGCTGCTGACCGCGCGGAACTTCAAGGGAGGTTGAGGCATGCGCCTGATTGACGCCATCCACTCGCCCGAGGACCTCAAGAAAGTCCCGCGCGAGCAACTGCCGCAGGTCGCTGCGGAACTCCGCGACGAGATCGTGCGCGTGTGCAGCGTCGGCGGCCTGCACCTCGCGAGCAGCCTGGGCGCCACGGACCTGATCGTCGCGCTGCACTACGTCCTGAACAGCCCCCGTGACCGCATCCTCTTCGACGTGGGGCATCAGGCGTACGCGCACAAGATGCTCACCGGCCGCCGCGAGCAGATGCGGAGCGTCAAGAAGGAAGGCGGCCTGAGCGGCTTCACGAAAGTCAGCGAAAGCGAACACGACGCGATCACGGTCGGGCACGCCAGCACCAGCCTCGCGAACGCGCTCGGCATGGCGTTCGCGCGCGACGCGCTCGGGCAGGACTACCACGTGGCCGCCGTCATCGGCGACGGCAGCCTCACGGGCGGCATGGCGCTCGCCGCGCTCAACACCATCGGCGACGCCGGCAAGAAGATGCTGATCATCCTGAACGACAACGAGATGTCAATCAGCGAGAACGTCGGCGCGATCAACAAGTTCATGCGCACCCTGCAGGTCCAGAAGTGGTTCCAGGAGGGCGAGGGTGCCGGCAAGAAGGCCGTCGCGGCCGTCAGCAAACCGCTCGCGGACTTCATGAGCCGCGCGAAGAGCAGCACCCGGCACTTCTTCGACCCGGCGAGCGTGAACCCGTTCGCGGCGATGGGCGTGCGGTACGTCGGGCCGGTGGACGGCCACGACGTGGGCGAACTGGTGTACCTGCTCGAACGCCTCAAGGACCTCGACGGGCCGACCATCCTGCACGTCGTCACGAAAAAAGGCAAGGGCCTGAGCTTCGCGGAGGCCGACCCGATCACGTGGCATGGCCCGGGCAAATTCGACCCGGAAACCGGAGAGTCCAGCAAGAGCAGCGCGTACTCGTGGAGCAACGCGTTCGGGGACGCCGCCATCGAACTCGCCAAGGCGGACCCGCGCGTGTTTGTCATCACGCCCGCCATGCGCGAGGGCAGCGGCCTCGTGAAGTACAGCCAGGTCCACCCGAACCGCTACCTGGACGTCGGCATCGCCGAGGACGTGGCTGTCACGACCGGCGCGGGCATGGCCCTGCAGGGCCTCAAGCCCATCGTGGCGATCTACAGCACGTTCCTGCAGCGCGCGTACGATCAGGTGCTGCACGACGTCGCCATCGAGAACCTCGACGTGATCTTCGCCATTGACCGGGGCGGCATCGTCGGCGCGGACGGCGCGACGCACAACGGCGTGTTCGACCTGTCGTACCTGCGGCACATCCCGAACGTGAAGATCGGCCTGCCGAAAGACGCCCTGGAGTTGCGCGGCATGCTGAAGGCCGCGCAGAAGCTCGGCGGTCCCGTGGCAATCCGCTACCCGCGCGGCAACACGACGCCCGTCCCGGAAGGCACCTGGCCGGACCTGGAATGGGGTACGTGGGAGCGCGTGCAGGGCGGGGACGACGTGGTGATCCTCGCGGGCGGCAAAGCGCTGGAGTACGCGCGTCAGGCCGTGAAGGACCTGCCGGGCGTGGGCCTCGTGAACGCCCGCTTCGTGAAACCCCTCGACGAGCGGATGCTGCGCGCGATCGCCACGCGCGCCCGCGCCGTTATTACGGTGGAGGACCACACCGTCGTGGGCGGGTTCGGCTCGGCAGTGCTGGAGCAGCTCGCCGCGTGGAACCTGAAACCCACCGTGCGCGTCCTCGGCATCCCGGACGAGTTCCAGGAGCACGCGACGGTGGAGAGCGTGCACGCCCGCGCCGGCATTGACGCGCCCGCGATTCGCACGGTGCTCGCGGAACTGGGCGTGGACGTTCCCATCGAGGTGTAAAGCGGGCGCTCAGGGGGCCGGAGGGTGCGCCCTCCGGCCCCTTACGTGGTCGGCAGCGCCGCGAAGATGTCCACGGCATTCCCGTCCGGGTCCTGCAGCGTGGCGTACCGCTGGCCCCAGAAGGCGTCATAGGGGGGCGCCTGGACCGTGTGGCCGC encodes:
- the dxs gene encoding 1-deoxy-D-xylulose-5-phosphate synthase, with the protein product MRLIDAIHSPEDLKKVPREQLPQVAAELRDEIVRVCSVGGLHLASSLGATDLIVALHYVLNSPRDRILFDVGHQAYAHKMLTGRREQMRSVKKEGGLSGFTKVSESEHDAITVGHASTSLANALGMAFARDALGQDYHVAAVIGDGSLTGGMALAALNTIGDAGKKMLIILNDNEMSISENVGAINKFMRTLQVQKWFQEGEGAGKKAVAAVSKPLADFMSRAKSSTRHFFDPASVNPFAAMGVRYVGPVDGHDVGELVYLLERLKDLDGPTILHVVTKKGKGLSFAEADPITWHGPGKFDPETGESSKSSAYSWSNAFGDAAIELAKADPRVFVITPAMREGSGLVKYSQVHPNRYLDVGIAEDVAVTTGAGMALQGLKPIVAIYSTFLQRAYDQVLHDVAIENLDVIFAIDRGGIVGADGATHNGVFDLSYLRHIPNVKIGLPKDALELRGMLKAAQKLGGPVAIRYPRGNTTPVPEGTWPDLEWGTWERVQGGDDVVILAGGKALEYARQAVKDLPGVGLVNARFVKPLDERMLRAIATRARAVITVEDHTVVGGFGSAVLEQLAAWNLKPTVRVLGIPDEFQEHATVESVHARAGIDAPAIRTVLAELGVDVPIEV
- a CDS encoding PspA/IM30 family protein, whose amino-acid sequence is MSILDRLSRLIRANVNDAISRAEDPNLIIEQSLRDMRDAYTQARSEVADSMAQLNKLEREATMNRKLAEEYASKAEQALRSGSEDLAREALRRKKNHEDLASGFEAQRATQGATVDQLKTQLRALEAKIDEMESKKELIQARAKTATASQTLERMSGFDKSGGAMEAFEEMERRVSTQEDRARAMGQLREEGDLDAQLKNLGRDRELDDELEALKRKVQGGSGTQS
- a CDS encoding MFS transporter — protein: MNPPARPPTARLYYGWIVVAVTAAILLLAAGTRSAPGVFLLPMLYDTGLSRSSLSFAVSVGLVVFGLGSPLAGMLIDRHGPRRVTTAGLLLLAASLLLSAVSHSAFALTLTWGVLSGLGTGLVGSVLGAAVANRWFVRQRGLIVGLFGAATSAGQLMFIPALTAAAAHLGWRPTTVILGALAAALLLPTLLLLRNAPGDVGLAPDGDPALKAPPAPKPDPGVMARALRTPNFWLLAGTFFICGATSNGIIGTHFIAYAADCGIVAGTAAGFLALMGAFNFVGTLASGYLTDRYDPRKLLGAYYAFRGLSLLVLPLVGASGNAAGLVVFAVLFGLDYIATVPPTTAIVADTYGRANVGTVYGWVFCAHQFGAAGAAWLGGLTRDHLGSYGMAFVAAAALCLAGAALTRGMRRTPAPLPTL
- a CDS encoding NADH:flavin oxidoreductase/NADH oxidase, producing MSQLFTPYRMRDLTLPNRLVVSPMCMYSAVNGHANDFHLVHYGQFALGGAGLIIAEATAVSPEGRISPEDLGLWEDAHIQNLALLTDFVHKHGGRIGTQLAHAGRKANTYAPWRGRGAVPDEAGVWDVIGPTGTPFSDTYHTPRAMTADDIARVIGDFERATRRAVLAGFDMVEVHAAHGYLLHQFLSPISNDRTDEYGGTFEGRARLTLEVARAVRNAFPAHLPVFVRLSATDWVEGGWDAEQTVRLAQLLYREGIDVIDVSSGGLATWQRIEVQPGYQVPFARAVKEAGVPSMAVGLITEPAQAEAILQEGSADLIAVAREFLRDPSFTHRAARALGADITYVAQYERAK
- a CDS encoding DcrB-related protein, which encodes MNNWTRGAALVMAVAGVAVAAPYKDPQGFTVTPPNGWTVTKEVPGVTVAFLGPRTAAGFTTNANVIVQALPGNVDLKTFTSLTLQQLEAVITGYKLVSNTKTTLGGAPAQRLKLQGKQGKFDLYFDQVFALKGGRAYAVTVTVPRAQANTAGPIMDQFIKSFKITR